Proteins encoded together in one Thermococcus gammatolerans EJ3 window:
- a CDS encoding metal ABC transporter ATP-binding protein: MKASVEARNLTIYYGKQVALSDVTFQLGASETLLLLGPNGAGKTTLLRTIAGFHTQYTGELLIFGKKPEEAKELVSYVPQSHSLNENVPLTALEVVAMGAIYKRGLIHRKIPPEIEERALNVLSFVGLENVANKLFRNLSGGQKQRVLLARALVSDPKLLLLDEPLSALDPSARAEVTSVLDRIKKKKNIAMIITTHDINPLLEIGDKVMLINRRMIAFGKPDEALTDEIIKSVYGPMARAIKVEERLYCITGDFHIHVRRDRK; this comes from the coding sequence ATGAAGGCTTCAGTTGAGGCGAGGAACCTGACGATATACTACGGAAAACAGGTGGCCCTCAGCGACGTGACCTTCCAGCTCGGAGCCTCGGAAACACTGCTCCTGCTCGGACCAAACGGCGCTGGAAAGACGACCCTCCTCAGAACCATAGCCGGCTTTCACACTCAATACACGGGCGAACTTTTGATATTCGGGAAAAAGCCAGAGGAAGCCAAGGAGCTGGTGTCCTACGTCCCTCAGAGCCATTCTCTAAACGAGAACGTTCCCCTGACTGCCCTGGAGGTAGTGGCCATGGGCGCGATCTACAAGAGGGGTCTGATACACCGGAAGATTCCCCCCGAGATCGAAGAACGGGCCCTAAATGTGCTCAGTTTTGTGGGTCTTGAGAACGTTGCCAACAAACTCTTCAGGAACCTCAGCGGGGGACAGAAGCAGAGGGTTCTTCTGGCAAGGGCACTCGTCAGCGATCCCAAGCTGCTCCTCCTAGACGAGCCGCTCTCGGCCCTGGATCCATCGGCGAGGGCCGAGGTAACGTCTGTCTTGGACAGGATAAAGAAAAAGAAGAACATAGCCATGATAATAACGACCCACGATATAAACCCTCTCCTCGAGATAGGCGACAAGGTCATGCTCATCAACAGGCGGATGATCGCCTTTGGAAAACCTGACGAGGCCCTGACCGACGAGATAATCAAGAGCGTCTACGGCCCAATGGCGAGGGCGATAAAGGTTGAAGAGCGCCTCTACTGCATAACGGGAGACTTCCACATTCACGTTAGGAGGGATAGGAAGTGA
- a CDS encoding metal ABC transporter permease, translating into MIPEFMLRAILASITISVLLGLLSPLINMKGLAFLTHALFHALLFGAVLGMILGLVFNNLSLVMAVATLITVLIVLTIAELERLGFSSDSAVGIVASFVAGLTVLGFGVLYKLMAGRPYFPLTENVVSYLTGELFLITRENLLTLTGLGFAILLVLLLFYRDFLYISFDMEGVESYGGRARFYLVLLYVLVGLVGSLIVQSVGLVTLQVVAVLPGAIGLMVSDNLKKVVLTSLLVTLTVQLSSVIIAYFTSIPPSGIATIILGIVYGILLVRK; encoded by the coding sequence GTGATCCCCGAGTTCATGCTCCGGGCCATACTCGCAAGCATCACAATAAGCGTCCTCCTGGGCCTGTTGAGTCCTTTGATAAACATGAAGGGCCTCGCGTTCCTCACCCACGCACTCTTCCACGCCCTCCTCTTCGGTGCCGTGCTGGGCATGATACTCGGGCTGGTGTTCAACAACCTCTCCCTCGTTATGGCAGTGGCGACCTTGATAACGGTTCTCATAGTGCTGACGATAGCGGAACTTGAACGCCTCGGCTTCTCCTCCGATTCAGCGGTGGGAATTGTGGCCAGTTTTGTGGCGGGCTTAACGGTTCTCGGCTTTGGCGTGCTCTACAAGCTCATGGCCGGCAGGCCGTACTTCCCGCTCACCGAGAACGTGGTTTCCTATCTAACCGGCGAGCTCTTTCTGATAACCCGGGAGAACCTCCTGACTCTAACGGGTCTCGGGTTTGCAATACTCCTCGTGCTCCTTCTGTTTTACAGGGACTTCCTGTACATAAGCTTCGACATGGAGGGCGTTGAGAGCTACGGGGGGAGGGCCAGGTTCTATCTCGTTCTCCTCTACGTCCTCGTTGGCCTGGTTGGTTCCCTCATAGTTCAGAGCGTCGGTCTCGTTACCCTTCAGGTGGTCGCGGTTCTGCCGGGGGCGATAGGACTTATGGTAAGCGACAACTTAAAGAAGGTCGTTCTGACGAGCCTGCTCGTCACGCTGACTGTTCAGCTCTCCTCCGTGATCATAGCTTATTTCACCTCCATTCCCCCGAGTGGAATAGCAACGATAATCCTCGGTATAGTCTACGGGATCCTGCTGGTCAGGAAGTGA
- the rnhB gene encoding ribonuclease HII, translating into MGRKIAGIDEAGRGPVIGPMVIAAVVVDEEKLKSLEELGVRDSKKLTPGRRERLFDEIIAQLDDYVIIELWPEEIDSREVTLNEFEVENFSKALNSLKVKPDVVYIDAADVKEGRFGEAIGKLLKFKAEIVAEHRADDKFVPVSAASILAKVVRDRAIEKLKEEYGEIGSGYPSDPRTRDFLERYYREHGDFPPIVRRTWKTVEKIRKKLESERKGSQLTLDSFVV; encoded by the coding sequence ATGGGGAGGAAGATAGCCGGGATAGACGAGGCCGGGAGGGGACCGGTCATTGGCCCGATGGTCATAGCGGCTGTGGTCGTTGATGAGGAGAAGCTGAAAAGTCTGGAGGAGCTGGGGGTAAGGGACTCAAAAAAGCTCACCCCTGGGAGGAGGGAGCGGCTCTTTGATGAAATAATTGCGCAATTGGATGATTATGTAATCATTGAATTATGGCCAGAAGAGATAGACTCCAGGGAGGTAACGCTCAACGAGTTCGAGGTTGAGAACTTCTCGAAGGCCCTGAACTCACTGAAGGTTAAACCGGACGTTGTCTATATCGACGCGGCCGACGTCAAGGAGGGGCGCTTCGGGGAGGCCATAGGCAAGTTGCTCAAGTTTAAAGCGGAGATAGTTGCCGAGCACAGGGCGGACGATAAGTTTGTTCCGGTTTCAGCCGCCTCAATCCTCGCGAAGGTGGTGAGGGACAGGGCAATTGAAAAACTCAAGGAAGAGTACGGGGAGATCGGATCCGGTTATCCCAGCGATCCGAGAACGAGGGACTTCTTGGAGAGGTACTACCGCGAACACGGCGACTTTCCGCCCATCGTGAGGAGAACGTGGAAAACAGTGGAAAAGATACGAAAAAAGCTGGAATCGGAGAGAAAAGGATCTCAGCTAACCCTTGATTCGTTCGTTGTCTGA
- a CDS encoding membrane protein codes for MVTMRQVKLVLFILFAAGMIGASLWYAFDTASRADLNDYVGDEVWYVPASRNMLHRLGLEAHYVHNGYEGVNVIFSNDDEKAEYEHVVDEAIIMYEGNMSATVNYQKFPGIYVEIPREKLDDFMGYLQNNIPENAYYTVTGFRYPDKDNIQNYLNLEHPLLGKDFIMLSMLILGDKPFYWRVPGLILYGFLQILVLLTAYRITKSYLASLIALFFVAVDPTLQATAVTAMLDIYVGVFVALFTFLLTYGWRNWSGFGIGLAGATKLSGAFGYPVLFLRLLADAKEKAGWRKAIRMVVILILLGLTVVAYSEYLADYWDAKYFQILAILTVLAVAEFTYSSREALEPLLAFLTAGLSLPLLGFLLPEIPAIKVVGFNDWLRNFLGSFKWHLSYKGPNPWTAPFWEWFYNGNSFHFHFNPDIVADTNPTLLLFMVVAIFAVPYVWKRRNLILVPFGIFWSTVGFFALQYALGGKTQFSFYATALVPEAAVTMGVVVYEIVNWDAFRESLLDYLYWIGRGLRIRRFVEYVEEKRKKSEEAERAEEPGLIPAIPLPPTVYVEHRGLPKKVSLARGRRERKSRPGGLPKKYVTDESSQTTNESRVS; via the coding sequence ATGGTAACGATGAGGCAGGTAAAATTAGTTCTGTTCATTCTTTTCGCGGCCGGCATGATCGGGGCCTCGCTGTGGTACGCTTTTGACACAGCCTCGCGGGCTGATCTCAACGATTACGTGGGCGACGAGGTCTGGTACGTCCCGGCATCGAGGAACATGCTCCACCGGTTGGGGCTTGAGGCCCACTACGTCCACAACGGGTACGAGGGCGTGAACGTCATCTTCTCGAACGACGATGAAAAGGCGGAGTACGAGCACGTTGTGGACGAAGCCATCATAATGTACGAGGGAAACATGTCCGCCACCGTAAACTACCAGAAGTTCCCGGGGATCTACGTCGAGATCCCGAGGGAGAAGCTGGATGACTTCATGGGCTACCTCCAAAACAACATCCCGGAGAACGCTTACTACACCGTAACGGGCTTCAGGTATCCCGATAAGGACAACATCCAGAACTACCTGAACCTCGAGCATCCTCTCCTTGGCAAAGACTTCATAATGCTCTCCATGCTCATCCTAGGTGATAAACCCTTCTACTGGCGCGTTCCGGGGCTGATCCTCTACGGCTTCCTTCAGATCCTCGTCCTCCTCACAGCTTACAGGATAACAAAGAGCTACCTCGCCTCCCTCATAGCCCTATTCTTCGTCGCGGTCGACCCGACCCTTCAGGCGACCGCAGTAACCGCGATGCTGGACATATACGTCGGCGTCTTCGTCGCTCTCTTCACGTTCCTCCTAACCTACGGCTGGAGGAACTGGTCAGGTTTTGGGATTGGTTTGGCGGGTGCAACGAAGCTGAGCGGTGCCTTTGGCTACCCCGTCCTGTTCCTCCGCCTACTTGCCGATGCCAAGGAGAAAGCCGGATGGAGGAAAGCTATCCGGATGGTAGTTATACTGATTCTACTCGGCCTCACCGTAGTTGCTTACTCCGAGTACCTGGCCGACTACTGGGACGCCAAGTACTTCCAGATACTGGCAATTCTGACGGTTCTGGCGGTTGCGGAGTTCACCTACTCAAGCAGGGAGGCCCTTGAGCCCCTTTTGGCTTTCCTGACGGCCGGCTTATCCCTTCCCCTACTCGGCTTCCTCCTGCCGGAGATCCCGGCAATAAAGGTGGTGGGCTTTAACGACTGGCTACGGAACTTCCTTGGGAGCTTCAAGTGGCACCTCAGCTACAAGGGTCCCAACCCGTGGACGGCACCGTTCTGGGAGTGGTTCTACAACGGCAACTCCTTCCACTTCCACTTCAACCCCGACATAGTTGCGGACACCAACCCAACGCTCCTGCTGTTCATGGTAGTGGCCATCTTTGCGGTCCCCTACGTCTGGAAGAGGAGAAACCTTATCCTCGTTCCATTCGGCATATTCTGGAGCACCGTTGGTTTTTTCGCCCTCCAGTATGCCCTCGGTGGAAAGACCCAGTTCAGCTTCTACGCCACGGCCCTCGTTCCCGAAGCGGCGGTTACTATGGGCGTGGTCGTCTACGAGATAGTCAACTGGGACGCCTTCAGGGAGTCACTGCTCGACTACCTCTACTGGATTGGCAGGGGACTCCGGATCAGGAGGTTTGTTGAATACGTGGAGGAGAAGAGAAAGAAATCGGAGGAGGCCGAGAGAGCTGAAGAGCCCGGACTGATCCCGGCGATACCCCTTCCACCGACCGTTTACGTGGAGCATAGGGGGCTTCCAAAGAAGGTTTCCCTCGCGAGGGGCAGGAGGGAGAGAAAGTCAAGACCCGGTGGCCTTCCAAAGAAGTACGTAACAGATGAAAGTTCTCAGACAACGAACGAATCAAGGGTTAGCTGA
- a CDS encoding class I SAM-dependent methyltransferase — protein sequence MSWVNEVTEDQVELAVELVKRGLDERKLRSKLGPYWKELVEVAKARLRAKDKFSRQDLWMDLEGLRYATHEIVARYRAKRLANFGVKSIADVSCGIGIQLIFYAMKVERAYGIDIDPVKIEFARRNAEKYRVSNIEFINGDSLSEETIRRIDAEVVFSDPARPPEAPERTLEGLLPSPLRVYEAYRSKVNAFIFDLPPQMRREKVPWSGEFEYIDLFGAINRLTFYFEPLARAERSAVTLPKGARLESNPDLENIVEWTEKPGQYLYEIPQSIDYADLINELFHAVEGEMKMLLREKRRVLATGDDEIRSDYFKRVYSVVAVLPFHPVRINDFLRREGFGRATLRISLPDREYWRFRRKVEAGLNGERRAFVFQLGRKAIIAEEL from the coding sequence ATGAGCTGGGTTAACGAAGTCACCGAGGATCAGGTTGAACTCGCGGTGGAGCTGGTGAAGAGAGGTCTGGACGAGAGAAAGCTCCGCTCAAAGCTTGGTCCTTACTGGAAAGAGCTGGTTGAGGTAGCCAAGGCCAGATTACGGGCAAAAGACAAGTTTTCCAGGCAGGATCTGTGGATGGATCTCGAGGGGCTTCGTTACGCAACCCACGAGATCGTTGCAAGGTACCGGGCGAAAAGGCTGGCGAACTTCGGGGTGAAGAGCATAGCAGACGTCTCGTGCGGGATAGGGATACAGTTAATCTTCTACGCGATGAAGGTTGAGAGGGCCTACGGGATTGACATTGACCCTGTTAAGATAGAGTTCGCGCGGAGAAACGCCGAGAAATACAGAGTGAGCAACATCGAGTTCATAAACGGGGATTCGCTCTCAGAGGAGACAATCAGGAGAATAGACGCGGAGGTAGTCTTCTCAGATCCGGCAAGACCTCCGGAAGCCCCGGAGAGAACGCTTGAGGGGCTCCTGCCCAGTCCACTCAGGGTTTACGAGGCCTATCGGTCAAAGGTAAACGCCTTCATCTTTGACCTTCCTCCCCAGATGAGGCGTGAAAAGGTTCCTTGGAGTGGAGAATTCGAGTACATCGATCTCTTCGGGGCGATAAACCGGCTGACCTTCTACTTTGAGCCCCTTGCGAGGGCCGAGAGGAGTGCCGTGACGCTTCCAAAGGGTGCGCGGCTTGAGAGCAATCCGGATCTCGAGAACATAGTTGAGTGGACGGAAAAGCCGGGCCAGTACCTCTACGAGATCCCGCAGAGCATAGACTACGCCGACTTGATAAACGAGCTATTCCACGCGGTAGAGGGCGAGATGAAAATGCTTCTCCGGGAAAAGAGGCGCGTTTTAGCAACCGGAGACGACGAGATCAGAAGCGACTACTTCAAGAGGGTTTACTCCGTCGTGGCCGTTCTGCCCTTCCATCCGGTCCGGATCAACGACTTCCTGAGGAGAGAGGGCTTTGGCAGGGCAACCCTCAGGATAAGCCTGCCCGACCGGGAGTACTGGCGCTTCCGCAGAAAGGTAGAGGCAGGGCTGAATGGGGAGAGAAGGGCCTTCGTCTTCCAGCTGGGGAGAAAGGCGATCATCGCGGAAGAGCTATAA
- a CDS encoding PCNA-inhibitor, with protein sequence MYRKIDEFIGQGTITKKEQETRKKKKRLRETRLDLFLPEEHVDYFKSLRIGSKKIRNARIEEL encoded by the coding sequence ATGTACCGCAAAATCGACGAGTTCATTGGACAGGGAACTATCACAAAGAAGGAACAGGAAACAAGGAAGAAAAAGAAACGCCTAAGGGAGACGAGACTGGACTTGTTTCTACCTGAAGAGCACGTGGATTACTTCAAGAGCCTTAGAATAGGCTCCAAGAAGATAAGAAACGCAAGGATAGAGGAGTTATAG
- the pepQ gene encoding Xaa-Pro dipeptidase PepQ: MQMRIERLREFIAEKELDGVIITHRPNIYYFTGSAPVLGGYLIITADDALFLVPQLEYEEARETSRVPVEAFKRGPELFERLKSFRLKKLGIEGRTAYSTVQSYREKLGVEEFVTVDDVIKELRMIKTKEELEVIQAACEIADQAMLTAIEEISEGKREREIAAKMEYVMKMKGAEKPAFDTIIASGWRSALPHGVASDKRIERGELVVIDEGALYNHYNSDTTRTIVVGSPNEKQKDIYQAVLEAQKKGVEMARPGITAKELDTIVRDVIKEYGYGDYFIHSTGHGVGLEIHEWPGVNQSDETVLKPGMVITVEPGIYIPKFGGVRIEDTIVITENGARRLTKTERELI, from the coding sequence ATTCAGATGAGAATCGAAAGGCTTCGCGAATTTATCGCAGAAAAGGAACTGGACGGCGTGATAATAACCCACAGGCCAAACATCTACTACTTCACGGGTTCCGCTCCCGTTCTCGGCGGCTACCTGATCATAACTGCCGACGATGCTTTGTTCCTCGTTCCCCAGCTGGAGTATGAAGAAGCCAGAGAAACCTCACGCGTTCCGGTTGAGGCCTTCAAGCGCGGCCCGGAGCTCTTCGAGAGGCTCAAGTCCTTCAGGCTAAAGAAGCTCGGAATCGAGGGGAGAACCGCCTACTCAACTGTCCAGAGCTACCGCGAGAAGCTCGGCGTTGAGGAATTCGTTACTGTTGATGACGTCATCAAAGAGCTGAGAATGATTAAGACGAAGGAAGAACTCGAGGTCATCCAGGCCGCGTGCGAGATAGCTGACCAGGCGATGCTTACCGCGATAGAGGAAATCAGCGAGGGCAAGCGCGAGAGGGAAATAGCTGCCAAGATGGAGTACGTCATGAAGATGAAGGGGGCCGAGAAGCCGGCCTTCGACACGATAATAGCCAGCGGATGGCGCTCCGCTTTACCTCATGGCGTTGCAAGCGACAAGAGGATAGAGAGGGGAGAGCTCGTCGTCATCGACGAAGGCGCGCTCTACAACCACTACAACTCCGACACGACGAGGACGATAGTCGTTGGCAGTCCCAACGAAAAGCAGAAGGACATCTATCAGGCGGTTCTTGAAGCCCAGAAGAAAGGCGTTGAGATGGCGAGGCCTGGAATAACGGCGAAGGAGCTCGACACAATCGTTAGGGACGTAATCAAGGAGTACGGCTACGGCGACTACTTCATCCACTCGACGGGACACGGTGTCGGTTTAGAGATACACGAGTGGCCGGGCGTTAACCAGAGCGACGAGACGGTTCTAAAGCCGGGCATGGTAATAACGGTAGAGCCCGGAATCTACATCCCCAAGTTCGGCGGGGTCAGGATAGAGGACACGATAGTCATCACCGAGAACGGTGCCAGGAGGCTTACCAAGACGGAGAGGGAGCTAATCTAA
- a CDS encoding type II toxin-antitoxin system RelE family toxin yields the protein MSYEVILSRNALKFLKKLPPADRSRIKDALLKLGQNPWFTQYKKLRGYPFYRIRVGDYRVIYSVDENSKTVYVVRIGKRDEVYRNIG from the coding sequence ATGAGCTATGAGGTCATTCTTTCGCGAAACGCTTTGAAATTTCTCAAGAAACTGCCTCCGGCTGACAGGAGTCGGATAAAGGATGCCCTTCTTAAACTCGGTCAGAACCCATGGTTCACTCAGTATAAAAAGCTCAGGGGCTATCCTTTCTACCGCATAAGGGTCGGGGATTATCGTGTAATCTACAGCGTTGATGAGAACTCGAAGACCGTGTACGTTGTAAGAATCGGGAAGAGGGATGAGGTTTACAGGAACATCGGGTGA
- a CDS encoding mRNA surveillance protein pelota — MQILEEKPKEGIVKVKAETLDDLWHLYHVIDPGDVVYAKTLRKQAQRSDSLRAEKVEVIPVYLGVKAEKINFHKFANQVRVTGPIVYASRDDVPLGKYHTITIEEGTVVTIQKPRWKEHHIERLKEAIEASKRAKVMIVVIDEGEADIALVREYGVEMVASIRRNLGGKRYNTDRESEEKRFFHDLAKTMAELMEREKIEKAIVAGPGFVKEDFHKFLRENYPELAKKVVIEDTSVTGRTGIYEVIKRGTVDRVYHENRVAKEVQLVEKVLEHVARNTGLATYGLREVEEAVNYGAVETLLVLDELLKGEHRERIEELMDAVRYARGEVVIVSSEHEGGEKLKALGGLAALLRFRVK, encoded by the coding sequence ATGCAGATACTCGAAGAGAAGCCCAAGGAGGGTATAGTGAAGGTAAAGGCCGAAACGCTGGACGATCTCTGGCACCTCTACCACGTCATAGATCCCGGTGATGTAGTTTATGCTAAAACACTGAGGAAGCAGGCCCAACGCTCTGACTCGCTTAGGGCCGAGAAGGTCGAGGTCATTCCGGTTTACCTTGGTGTTAAGGCGGAAAAGATAAACTTTCACAAGTTTGCAAATCAGGTTCGCGTTACCGGGCCGATAGTCTACGCAAGCAGGGACGATGTTCCCCTCGGCAAGTACCACACGATAACGATTGAGGAAGGAACCGTCGTAACAATCCAGAAGCCCCGCTGGAAGGAGCACCACATCGAGCGCCTTAAAGAGGCGATAGAGGCCTCGAAGAGGGCCAAGGTAATGATTGTCGTCATCGACGAGGGGGAAGCTGACATAGCACTCGTCCGCGAGTACGGCGTCGAGATGGTGGCGAGCATAAGGCGGAACCTCGGCGGGAAGCGCTACAACACGGATAGAGAAAGCGAGGAGAAGCGCTTTTTCCACGACCTGGCCAAGACGATGGCCGAGCTGATGGAGAGGGAGAAAATAGAGAAGGCTATCGTCGCGGGCCCCGGCTTTGTCAAGGAGGACTTCCACAAGTTCCTGCGCGAGAACTATCCTGAGCTGGCGAAGAAGGTAGTCATCGAAGATACGAGCGTAACCGGAAGGACGGGCATCTACGAGGTCATCAAGCGCGGAACCGTTGACAGGGTTTACCACGAGAACAGGGTTGCCAAGGAGGTTCAGCTAGTTGAGAAAGTCCTCGAACATGTCGCAAGGAACACGGGGTTGGCCACCTACGGCCTCAGGGAGGTCGAGGAAGCTGTAAACTACGGCGCGGTTGAGACGCTCCTCGTTCTCGACGAGCTGTTGAAGGGCGAACACAGGGAGAGGATAGAGGAGCTCATGGACGCCGTGAGGTACGCGAGGGGCGAAGTGGTCATCGTCAGCTCGGAGCACGAGGGCGGTGAGAAGTTGAAGGCTCTGGGCGGTCTAGCGGCTCTGCTGAGGTTCAGGGTGAAGTGA
- a CDS encoding HEPN domain-containing protein → MSFREWLQKAEKDLILAKNSLSLEFYDYATFHAQQCAEKALKAFLVSRGMPIKRTHDIGELILLCAEVDSEFLKLFDDDVDVLTAYAVEARYPTLHEPDKEEAENAIRLAELALSFVRSRLTSP, encoded by the coding sequence TTGAGCTTCAGGGAGTGGCTCCAGAAGGCTGAGAAAGACCTAATACTGGCTAAAAACAGCCTTTCCCTCGAATTCTACGATTACGCAACTTTTCACGCCCAGCAGTGCGCAGAAAAGGCTCTAAAAGCGTTTTTAGTATCGAGGGGAATGCCCATCAAGAGAACCCACGACATTGGAGAGCTCATACTCCTATGTGCTGAAGTGGATTCAGAATTCCTAAAGCTCTTCGATGATGATGTTGACGTTCTAACCGCCTACGCCGTTGAGGCGAGGTATCCAACCCTCCACGAGCCAGATAAAGAGGAGGCAGAGAACGCAATAAGGCTCGCCGAACTCGCCCTCTCATTTGTGCGCTCCAGGCTCACTTCACCCTGA
- a CDS encoding nucleotidyltransferase domain-containing protein, whose product MSSELIRDVILRVSRELGLEVDEVILFGSRARGDFRANSDWDVLVVLSEPVERKRELEAYKRMHRELLLKGIKADIIFISRDELEKVKDDTSFVYYYALREGVKI is encoded by the coding sequence ATGAGCTCGGAGCTTATCCGCGATGTAATTTTGAGAGTGTCCCGCGAACTGGGTCTTGAAGTCGATGAGGTAATCCTCTTCGGCTCCCGTGCCAGGGGAGATTTTAGAGCCAACAGTGACTGGGACGTTTTGGTCGTTCTGTCGGAGCCGGTAGAAAGGAAAAGGGAACTCGAAGCCTACAAACGAATGCACCGGGAGCTTCTGTTGAAGGGAATTAAGGCGGATATCATCTTCATCTCAAGGGACGAGCTGGAGAAAGTCAAAGATGACACGAGCTTTGTTTACTACTACGCCCTGAGGGAGGGTGTGAAAATTTGA
- a CDS encoding AIR synthase family protein has product MKLPPGKLRNDVLRKTVLPYLGVKDEKVVYGPKEGFDSAVLEYDGENYLVVATDPVIGVPKEAFGFFAYHFAASDVAVFGAEPRWLVLNLLFPEGTSEEYVREVMADVNEECLKYGGSVIGGHTGVYPSVLEPTGTSAVAGIVRKDKLRLPIARPGDRIVVTAKVGLEFAVSAAYFRGRELLGVLTKKELMRLKRSFYFETVVPDALIARPFVRGMHDATEGGLTALHEIADNSGVGFRVYADKLHLDPLVRKVLDFYGLEPWSVSSTGTLIAITPPEKSEALIVELLKNGILAFELGEFTEEKERVLVEGGDEKPFPEFKGDPYVELYDKR; this is encoded by the coding sequence ATGAAGCTTCCACCCGGAAAGCTCAGGAACGATGTCCTCAGGAAAACCGTCCTCCCCTACCTGGGTGTTAAGGACGAGAAGGTCGTTTACGGGCCAAAAGAAGGCTTTGATTCGGCGGTTCTCGAGTACGACGGGGAGAACTACCTCGTCGTTGCAACGGATCCCGTGATTGGCGTTCCCAAAGAAGCCTTCGGGTTCTTCGCATACCACTTTGCGGCCAGCGACGTTGCGGTTTTCGGTGCCGAACCAAGATGGCTCGTGCTGAACCTTCTATTTCCGGAGGGCACATCAGAGGAATACGTCAGGGAGGTAATGGCCGACGTAAACGAGGAGTGTCTCAAGTACGGGGGGTCTGTTATAGGGGGACACACTGGGGTTTACCCTTCCGTCCTCGAACCAACGGGCACCTCAGCGGTTGCAGGAATAGTGCGGAAGGACAAGCTCAGGTTGCCGATAGCGAGACCGGGCGATAGAATAGTCGTGACGGCCAAGGTAGGCCTTGAGTTCGCGGTCTCTGCCGCATACTTCAGGGGGAGGGAACTCCTCGGCGTGCTGACCAAAAAGGAATTGATGAGACTAAAGCGCTCCTTTTACTTCGAAACTGTCGTTCCGGATGCCCTGATAGCGAGGCCCTTCGTCAGGGGAATGCACGACGCCACTGAAGGAGGCCTGACTGCTCTCCATGAGATAGCCGACAACTCAGGAGTCGGCTTCAGGGTCTACGCGGATAAGCTCCACCTCGATCCCCTCGTCAGGAAGGTTCTCGATTTCTACGGGCTTGAACCCTGGAGTGTGTCCTCAACGGGCACCCTGATAGCCATTACACCGCCCGAGAAAAGTGAGGCTTTAATTGTTGAATTACTTAAAAATGGAATTCTGGCATTTGAGCTCGGCGAGTTCACGGAGGAGAAGGAGAGGGTTCTCGTCGAGGGCGGCGATGAAAAACCCTTCCCCGAGTTCAAGGGCGACCCCTACGTGGAGCTATATGACAAACGATAA
- a CDS encoding DUF7411 family protein — protein MLEETISEIRSFVRETSLTDKRILVLFSGGKDSSLTLYLLKEAGLDVSALTFFHRWSWHETLRWAMKFTRKLGVEHYLVDITDGLLREAVGRKGPVCIHCKRVMLWNAKWFALNNGFEILAKGDNANDKIIGALLDQCKGDIRLCRIPRIGLPILRPLIKYTAEEVERLAEEADVRPYRMYEHSRRRQWREGCPLQYIDKEETIKPELMDMAYRVNYEVSKIARRRRVRVSVRVPSFEIMCWDCDEETLREIKSLLEEVRGR, from the coding sequence ATGCTTGAGGAGACGATATCAGAAATCAGAAGCTTTGTCAGGGAAACAAGTCTCACAGACAAGAGAATTCTCGTCCTCTTTTCAGGCGGAAAGGACAGTTCTCTAACCCTTTACCTTCTCAAAGAGGCTGGTCTCGACGTTTCAGCCCTGACCTTCTTCCACCGCTGGAGCTGGCACGAGACACTGAGGTGGGCGATGAAATTTACCCGAAAACTGGGTGTCGAACACTACCTCGTCGACATTACCGATGGACTGCTCCGGGAAGCCGTTGGCAGGAAGGGGCCCGTTTGCATTCACTGCAAGAGGGTTATGTTATGGAACGCCAAATGGTTCGCCCTTAACAATGGCTTTGAGATCCTGGCCAAGGGTGACAACGCCAACGACAAGATAATTGGGGCGCTGCTCGACCAGTGTAAGGGCGATATAAGGCTCTGCAGGATACCGAGGATTGGACTTCCTATCCTCCGCCCCTTGATAAAGTACACGGCCGAGGAAGTTGAGAGGCTTGCAGAAGAAGCCGACGTAAGGCCCTACCGCATGTACGAACACTCGAGAAGGAGGCAGTGGCGCGAGGGCTGCCCGCTCCAATACATAGATAAGGAAGAAACGATAAAACCGGAACTAATGGACATGGCTTATCGGGTAAACTACGAGGTGAGCAAAATCGCGAGGAGGAGAAGGGTAAGGGTGAGCGTTCGCGTTCCCAGTTTTGAGATCATGTGCTGGGACTGCGATGAGGAAACCCTCCGGGAAATCAAGTCACTGCTGGAGGAGGTGCGTGGAAGATGA